A DNA window from Megalobrama amblycephala isolate DHTTF-2021 linkage group LG11, ASM1881202v1, whole genome shotgun sequence contains the following coding sequences:
- the taar10a gene encoding trace amine-associated receptor 10a: MDAQINISQNGVLEKPVCYEFSNTSCQKFVYPLETRILLYILFSVSSIVTIIGNMLVIITVIHFKQLHSPTNYLILSLAVADLLVGGVVMPPSMLRSIETCWYLGDFFCKIHSSLDVTLCTASILNLCIISLDRYYAICHPFQYHSKMTSLATLVMIIICWTVSAALGFGMIFMELNILGIEDFYYENIDCDGGCFVFQSKAGATLFSLICFYIPAFVMLCVYLKILHTAKRQVQAIQSVNSELKKEGKATKTLAIIMGVFLTFWIPFFLCNVIDPFIGYAVPPLLFDLFLWVGYYNSTCNPIVYAFFYNWFRQAFRIILSKGVFQTNSSRTVLL, encoded by the coding sequence ATGGATGCACAAATCAACATCAGCCAAAATGGAGTCCTGGAAAAGCCTGTTTGTTATGAGTTTAGTAACACATCTTGTCAGAAGTTTGTCTATCCTTTGGAAACTCGAATATTACTCTACATCCTCTTTAGTGTCTCTTCAATTGTCACAATCATAGGAAACATGTTGGTGATCATAACGGTCATTCATTTCAAGCAGCTTCACTCACCAACTAACTACCTCATCCTGTCACTGGCCGTGGCAGATCTGCTTGTAGGAGGAGTTGTGATGCCTCCCAGCATGCTGCGCTCCATCGAGACGTGCTGGTATCTGGGAGAttttttctgtaaaatacaCAGCAGTCTTGATGTGACTTTGTGCACTGCATCAATTTTAAACCTCTGTATCATTTCTTTAGACAGATATTATGCCATATGTCACCCCTTTCAATATCACAGTAAAATGACGTCACTGGCCACACTAGTTATGATTATTATCTGCTGGACTGTTTCAGCTGCTCTGGGGTTTGGCATGATCTTCATGGAGCTGAATATTCTCGGCATTGAAGATTTTTACTATGAGAACATTGATTGTGATGGAGGCTGCTTTGTGTTTCAGAGTAAAGCTGGGGCtactttattttcattaatcTGTTTTTATATTCCTGCATTTGTCATGCTCTGCGTGTACCTGAAGATCTTACACACAGCTAAAAGGCAGGTGCAGGCCATTCAGAGTGTGAattctgaattaaaaaaagagggaaaagCCACTAAGACTTTAGCCATCATCATGGGCGTGTTTCTGACTTTCTGGATACCTTTTTTCCTTTGTAATGTTATTGATCCTTTCATTGGGTATGCTGTACCTCCATTGCTGTTTGACTTGTTTTTGTGGGTTGGATATTATAATTCCACATGTAATCCCATAGTGTACGCCTTCTTTTACAACTGGTTCAGACAAGCATTCAGAATCATTCTATCCAAAGGAGTATTTCAGACTAATTCTTCAAGAACAGTGCTGTTGTAA
- the LOC125278469 gene encoding trace amine-associated receptor 1-like, whose amino-acid sequence MDVRIISQNGTWEKPFLCYEFSNTSCQKFVYPLETRIFLYILFSVSSVVTTIGNLLVIIAVVHFKQLHTPTNYLILSLAVADLLVGGVVMPPSMLRSIETCWYLGDLFCKIHSSLDVTLCTTSILNLCIISLDRYYAICHPFQYHSKMTSQATLVMIIICWTVSAALGFGMIFMELNILGIEDFYYENIKCDGICTLFQSRKSATIMSLTCFYVPAVVMLCIYMKILHVAKRQVQAIQSVNSELKKEGKATKTLAIIMGVFLTFWIPFFLCNVIDPFIGYSVPPLLFDMFYWIGYYNSMCNPIVYAFFYSWFRHAFRIVLSKAIFQTNSSRTTLM is encoded by the coding sequence ATGGACGTCCGAATCATTAGCCAAAACGGAACCTGGGAAAAGCCTTTTCTTTGTTATGAGTTTAGTAACACGTCTTGTCAGAAGTTTGTCTATCCTTTGGAAACTCGAATATTTCTCTACATCCTTTTTAGTGTCTCTTCAGTTGTCACAACCATAGGAAACCTGTTGGTGATCATAGCGGTCGTTCATTTCAAGCAGCTTCACACACCAACTAACTACCTCATCCTGTCGCTGGCCGTGGCCGATCTGCTTGTAGGAGGAGTTGTGATGCCTCCCAGCATGCTGCGCTCCATCGAGACGTGCTGGTATCTGGGAGATTTGTTCTGTAAAATACACAGCAGTCTTGATGTGACATTGTGCACTACGTCAATTTTAAACCTCTGTATCATTTCTTTAGACAGATATTATGCCATATGTCACCCCTTTCAATATCACAGTAAAATGACATCACAGGCCACACTAGTTATGATTATTATCTGCTGGACTGTTTCAGCTGCTCTGGGGTTTGGCATGATCTTCATGGAGCTGAATATTCTTGGCATTGAAGATTTTTACTATGAGAACATTAAATGTGATGGAATATGCACATTGTTTCAGAGCAGAAAGTCAGCTACCATAATGTCATTGACCTGTTTTTACGTTCCCGCAGTTGTCATGCTCTGCATATATATGAAAATCTTACATGTGGCTAAAAGGCAGGTGCAGGCCATTCAGAGCGTGAATTCTGAATTAAAAAAGGAGGGAAAAGCCACTAAGACTTTAGCCATCATCATGGGGGTATTTCTGACTTTCTGGATACCTTTTTTCCTTTGTAATGTTATCGATCCCTTCATTGGGTACTCTGTACCTCCACTGCTGTTTGACATGTTCTATTGGATTGGATATTATAATTCCATGTGTAATCCTATAGTGTACGCCTTCTTTTACAGCTGGTTCAGACATGCATTCAGAATCGTTCTATCTAAAGCAATATTTCAGACAAATTCTTCAAGAACAACCCTAATGTAA
- the LOC125278466 gene encoding trace amine-associated receptor 1-like → MDAQINISQNGVLEKPFLCYEFSNTSCQKFVYPLETRILLYILFSVSSIVTIIGNMLVIIAVVHFKQLHSPTNYLILSLAVADLLVGGVVMPPSMLRSIETCWYLGDLFCKIHSSLDVTLCTASILNLCIISLDRYYAICHPFQYHSKMTSLATLVMIIICWTVSAALGFGMVFLQFNILGIEDFYYENFDCDGICMLLHSREAATMMSMTCFYGPAVVMLCIYLKILLVAKRQVQAIQSVNSELKKEGKATKTLAIIMGVFLTFWIPFFLCNLIDPFIGYSVPPLLFDLFLWVGYYNSTCNPIVYAFFYSWFRHAFKVILSVRIFQSNSSRTILL, encoded by the coding sequence ATGGATGCGCAAATCAACATCAGCCAAAATGGAGTCCTGGAAAAGCCTTTTCTTTGTTATGAGTTTAGTAACACGTCTTGTCAGAAGTTTGTCTATCCTTTGGAAACACGAATATTACTCTACATCCTTTTTAGTGTCTCTTCAATTGTGACAATCATAGGAAACATGTTGGTGATCATAGCGGTCGTTCATTTCAAGCAGCTTCACTCACCAACTAACTACCTCATCCTGTCGCTGGCCGTGGCCGATCTGCTTGTAGGAGGAGTTGTGATGCCTCCCAGCATGCTGCGCTCCATCGAGACGTGCTGGTATCTGGGAGATTTGTTCTGTAAAATACACAGCAGTCTTGATGTGACTTTGTGCACTGCATCAATTTTAAACCTCTGTATCATTTCTTTAGACAGATATTATGCAATATGTCACCCCTTTCAATATCACAGTAAAATGACGTCACTGGCCACACTAGTTATGATTATTATCTGCTGGACTGTTTCAGCTGCTCTGGGGTTTGGCATGGTCTTCTTGCAGTTTAATATTCTTGGCATTGAAGATTTTTACTATGAGAACTTTGACTGTGATGGAATATGCATGTTGCTTCACAGTAGAGAGGCAGCTACCATGATGTCAATGACCTGTTTTTACGGTCCCGCAGTTGTCATGCTctgcatatatttgaaaatcTTACTTGTGGCTAAAAGGCAGGTGCAGGCCATTCAGAGCGTGAATTCTGAATTAAAAAAGGAGGGAAAAGCCACTAAGACTTTAGCCATCATCATGGGAGTGTTTCTGACTTTCTGGATACCTTTTTTTCTATGTAATCTTATTGACCCTTTCATTGGGTACTCTGTACCTCCACTGCTGTTTGACTTGTTCCTGTGGGTCGGCTACTATAATTCCACATGTAATCCTATAGTGTACGCCTTTTTTTACAGCTGGTTCAGACATGCATTCAAAGTCATTCTGTCTGTTAGAATATTTCAGAGCAATTCTTCAAGAACAATCTTATTGTAA